In a single window of the Novosphingobium sp. IK01 genome:
- a CDS encoding GNAT family N-acetyltransferase, which translates to MLIRNAGPADTPAILAIYNHAVKHTTAVWNATPATLADREAWLADKARRGFPVLVAEKDGAVRGYATYGEFRAFSGYAKTAEHSVYVDPASHRQGIGKALLEALVAHAGRAGLHVLVAGIDASNTGSIALHEALGFVVAGRLNEVGRKFDRWLDLLFLQKILEPPLS; encoded by the coding sequence ATGCTGATCCGCAATGCAGGGCCCGCCGATACGCCAGCCATTCTGGCGATCTACAACCACGCCGTGAAGCACACCACGGCAGTCTGGAATGCCACCCCCGCGACCCTGGCCGACCGCGAGGCATGGCTGGCCGACAAGGCCCGGCGCGGCTTTCCCGTACTGGTGGCCGAAAAGGATGGCGCCGTGCGCGGCTATGCCACCTATGGCGAATTTCGCGCGTTCAGCGGCTATGCAAAGACCGCCGAGCATTCGGTCTATGTCGATCCGGCCAGCCACCGGCAGGGCATCGGCAAGGCCCTGCTCGAAGCGCTCGTCGCCCATGCCGGACGGGCCGGGCTCCATGTTCTGGTGGCCGGGATCGATGCCTCGAACACGGGCTCGATCGCGCTGCATGAAGCGCTCGGGTTCGTGGTGGCCGGGCGCCTGAACGAAGTGGGTCGCAAGTTCGACCGCTGGCTCGACCTGCTGTTCCTGCAAAAGATCCTCGAACCGCCGCTCTCCTGA
- the betB gene encoding betaine-aldehyde dehydrogenase, whose protein sequence is MTHFDTINPATGEVLASIRIDGPADIDAAVVKAKAAQKIWGAMTGTERGRILRRAVDLLRERNDELALLEARDTGKPIQETSAVDILSGADCIEYYAGIAATIAGEHVDLGAGAFGYTRREPLGVTAGIGAWNYPIQIACWKSAPALACGNAMIFKPAELTPLTAIELEKIYIEAGVPEGVFQVVQGFGDTGRLLTLHPGIAKVSLTGEVGTGRKVMADAAATLKQVTLELGGKSPLIVFEDADLDNAVSGALLANFYSAGEVCSNGTRVFVHESVRAAFLDKLKARTEAMIVGDPLDPASHVGALISTGHMEKVLGYIEKGKAEGATLVTGGYRVLANACDKGAFVAPTIFADCTDDMTIVREEIFGPVMSVLSFTDEAEVLERANATEFGLAGAVFTRDLTRAHRVIALLEAGTCWINTYNITPIELPFGGYKQSGLGRENSRAAIEHYTRLKSVYVAMEPIDAPY, encoded by the coding sequence ATGACGCATTTTGATACGATCAACCCCGCCACGGGCGAGGTTCTGGCCAGCATCCGCATCGACGGGCCCGCCGATATCGACGCCGCCGTCGTCAAGGCCAAGGCTGCGCAGAAGATCTGGGGCGCGATGACCGGCACCGAGCGCGGGCGCATCCTGCGCCGGGCGGTCGACCTGCTGCGCGAACGCAACGACGAACTGGCCCTGCTCGAAGCGCGCGACACCGGCAAGCCGATCCAGGAAACCAGCGCCGTCGACATCCTCTCGGGCGCGGACTGCATCGAGTATTACGCCGGGATCGCCGCCACGATCGCGGGCGAGCATGTCGATCTGGGCGCGGGCGCCTTTGGCTATACCCGCCGCGAGCCGCTGGGCGTGACCGCCGGGATCGGCGCGTGGAACTATCCGATCCAGATCGCCTGCTGGAAGTCGGCCCCGGCGCTGGCCTGCGGCAATGCGATGATCTTCAAGCCCGCCGAACTGACCCCGCTGACCGCCATCGAGCTGGAAAAGATCTATATCGAGGCCGGCGTTCCCGAGGGCGTGTTCCAGGTCGTGCAGGGCTTTGGCGACACTGGCCGCCTGCTCACGCTGCATCCGGGCATCGCCAAGGTCTCGCTGACCGGCGAAGTGGGCACGGGCCGCAAGGTCATGGCCGACGCTGCCGCCACGCTCAAGCAGGTGACCCTCGAACTGGGCGGCAAGAGCCCGCTGATCGTGTTCGAGGATGCCGATCTCGACAATGCCGTCTCGGGCGCGCTGCTCGCCAATTTCTATTCGGCGGGCGAAGTCTGCTCGAACGGCACGCGCGTCTTTGTCCATGAAAGCGTGCGCGCGGCCTTCCTCGACAAGCTCAAGGCCCGCACCGAGGCGATGATCGTGGGCGATCCGCTCGATCCGGCGTCCCATGTGGGCGCGCTGATCTCGACAGGCCACATGGAAAAGGTGCTCGGCTACATCGAGAAGGGCAAGGCCGAAGGCGCCACCCTCGTCACCGGCGGATACCGCGTGCTGGCCAACGCATGCGACAAGGGCGCGTTCGTCGCCCCCACGATCTTTGCCGACTGCACCGACGACATGACCATCGTGCGCGAGGAAATCTTCGGCCCGGTGATGAGCGTGCTTTCGTTCACCGACGAGGCCGAAGTGCTCGAACGGGCCAATGCCACCGAATTCGGGCTGGCGGGCGCCGTCTTCACCCGCGACCTCACCCGCGCCCACCGCGTGATCGCGCTCCTCGAAGCGGGCACCTGCTGGATCAACACCTACAACATCACGCCGATCGAGCTGCCCTTCGGCGGATACAAGCAATCGGGCCTTGGCCGCGAGAACAGCCGCGCGGCCATCGAGCACTACACCCGGTTGAAGTCGGTCTATGTCGCGATGGAGCCAATCGATGCCCCGTACTGA
- the betA gene encoding choline dehydrogenase, translating to MPRTEPRYDYIIVGAGSAGCVLANRLSADGTNKVLLLESGGSDRSIFIQMPAALAYPMNTKRWNWGYHSEPEPHLNNRRLHCPRGKGLGGSSSINGLVYVRGNPLDFEHWEEAGARGWGYAQVLPYFKRAETRKEGGNAYRGGSGPLSTTYGTLDNPLHQAWMDAAVEAGYELTEDYNGFRQEGFGRMDMTVRDGERCSSAKAHLYEAMKRPNLTVIQHALASRILFEGKRAVGIAYERGGKTHEVRAGKEVILSGGPINSVQLLKLSGIGPAEELRALGLPVLADRPGVGANLQDHLEFYFQMACTQPITLFGHANLVGKAKVGTEWMLHRTGLGASNHFESCGFIRSRAGIQYPDIQYHFFPMAIDYDGSSLASEHGFQAHVGSMRSKSRGTVTLRSADPREHPVIRFNYMSHPDDWTEMRACVRLTREIFQQPAFAPFRGREMQPGADCVTDEQIDEFLRERLESALHPSCTCKMGAIDDPMAVVDPELKVIGVAGLRVIDSSVMPRITTGNLNAPSIMIGEKGADHVLGKGMLPPANEPYYVNPNWETSQR from the coding sequence ATGCCCCGTACTGAGCCCCGCTACGACTATATCATCGTGGGCGCAGGCAGCGCCGGATGCGTGCTGGCCAACCGGCTGAGCGCGGATGGCACCAACAAGGTGCTGCTGCTCGAATCGGGCGGTTCCGACCGCTCGATCTTCATCCAGATGCCCGCCGCGCTCGCCTATCCGATGAACACCAAGCGGTGGAACTGGGGCTATCACAGCGAGCCCGAACCCCACCTCAACAACCGCCGCCTGCACTGCCCGCGCGGCAAGGGGCTGGGCGGTTCCTCGTCGATCAACGGCCTCGTCTATGTGCGCGGCAACCCGCTCGATTTCGAGCACTGGGAGGAAGCGGGCGCGCGCGGCTGGGGCTATGCGCAAGTCCTGCCCTATTTCAAGCGCGCCGAAACCCGCAAGGAAGGCGGCAATGCCTATCGCGGCGGCAGCGGCCCGCTCTCGACCACCTATGGCACGCTCGACAACCCGCTCCACCAGGCCTGGATGGATGCGGCGGTCGAAGCCGGCTACGAGCTGACCGAGGACTACAACGGGTTCCGTCAGGAAGGCTTTGGCCGGATGGACATGACCGTGCGCGATGGCGAACGCTGCTCGTCGGCCAAGGCCCATCTCTACGAGGCGATGAAGCGCCCCAACCTGACCGTGATCCAGCATGCGCTGGCCTCGCGCATCCTGTTCGAGGGCAAGCGCGCGGTGGGCATCGCCTATGAGCGTGGCGGCAAGACCCACGAAGTGCGTGCGGGCAAGGAAGTGATCCTTTCGGGCGGGCCGATCAATTCGGTCCAGCTGCTCAAGCTTTCGGGCATTGGCCCGGCAGAAGAGTTGCGCGCGCTGGGCCTGCCGGTCCTCGCCGACCGTCCGGGCGTGGGGGCCAACCTTCAGGACCATCTAGAATTCTATTTCCAGATGGCCTGTACCCAGCCGATCACCCTGTTCGGCCACGCCAATCTGGTGGGCAAGGCGAAGGTCGGCACCGAGTGGATGCTCCACCGCACCGGCCTTGGCGCATCGAACCACTTTGAATCGTGCGGCTTCATCCGCAGCCGCGCGGGGATCCAGTATCCCGACATCCAGTACCACTTCTTCCCGATGGCCATCGACTACGACGGCTCGTCGCTGGCGAGCGAACATGGCTTCCAGGCCCATGTCGGCTCGATGCGCTCCAAGAGCCGGGGCACCGTCACCTTGCGCAGCGCCGACCCGCGCGAGCATCCGGTCATCCGCTTCAACTACATGAGCCATCCCGACGACTGGACCGAGATGCGCGCCTGCGTGCGCCTGACGCGCGAGATTTTCCAGCAACCCGCCTTCGCCCCGTTCCGCGGGCGCGAGATGCAGCCGGGCGCCGATTGCGTGACCGACGAGCAGATCGACGAATTCTTGCGCGAACGGCTGGAAAGCGCGCTGCACCCTTCGTGCACCTGCAAGATGGGCGCCATCGACGACCCCATGGCGGTCGTCGATCCCGAACTGAAGGTGATCGGGGTGGCGGGCCTGCGCGTGATCGACAGCTCGGTCATGCCGCGCATCACCACCGGCAACCTCAACGCGCCGAGCATCATGATCGGTGAAAAGGGCGCCGACCACGTCCTGGGCAAGGGTATGCTGCCCCCGGCCAACGAACCCTATTATGTGAACCCCAACTGGGAAACCAGCCAGCGATGA
- a CDS encoding APC family permease, which yields MIGEDITLAEARPGDVLHPPHGEPGTGELHRSLDWKGAFWASSGVPAGVLLTMGGIAATIGQPSWVVWIASILMGFVQSFVYAEIAGLYPHKSGGASVYGAAAWLPYSKFVAPVSVWANWLAWSPVLALATSLGAGYVMAVLFGPDAAIVHWQITLVDLGMIREGLTLRINAVSLIATVFLLITFVLQHNGAARAAYVQKILGVACLAPLILVGLVPLITGDLPADRLFPLLPLLRDATGAPHFGTWDVYGLTLLAGAMFGAGWSTYGFETAVCYTREFGNPARDTPRAILASGVLCILIFTLVPLAFQASLGLDNMLSPGIYDGSGVAQALASILVKAMGAAASSPTAMLVTRVFIAMLILSLLLIVMTSMMGSSRTLYQASVDGWLPKYLSRVNDHGAPTAAMWTDLGFNLVLLLASDYFAVLMISNVCYLAFNFLNLQSGWIHRIDRPERERPFRAPTWLLALGCGFGFVNMVFMGAGAEVWGMGTLRNGLVALLFIVPVFAYRHYVQDKGMFPHALVEDYARDEQGRMVRKAGILPWLALAACAAVIVTAHMLSRLH from the coding sequence ATGATCGGCGAAGACATCACCCTGGCCGAAGCCAGACCGGGCGACGTGCTCCATCCGCCTCATGGCGAACCGGGCACGGGCGAACTCCATCGCTCGCTCGACTGGAAGGGCGCGTTCTGGGCCTCCTCGGGGGTTCCGGCGGGCGTCCTGCTGACGATGGGGGGCATTGCCGCCACCATCGGCCAGCCAAGCTGGGTGGTGTGGATCGCCTCGATCCTGATGGGGTTCGTCCAGAGCTTCGTCTATGCCGAGATCGCCGGTCTCTACCCGCACAAGTCGGGCGGGGCCTCGGTCTACGGGGCGGCGGCCTGGCTGCCCTACAGCAAGTTCGTGGCCCCGGTCTCGGTCTGGGCCAACTGGCTGGCCTGGTCGCCGGTGCTGGCGCTCGCGACCAGCCTTGGCGCGGGCTATGTCATGGCCGTGCTGTTCGGGCCCGATGCGGCCATCGTCCACTGGCAGATCACGCTGGTCGATCTGGGCATGATCCGCGAAGGGCTGACCTTGCGCATCAACGCGGTCTCGCTGATCGCCACGGTGTTCCTGCTGATCACTTTCGTGCTCCAGCACAACGGCGCCGCGCGCGCGGCCTATGTCCAGAAGATCCTGGGCGTGGCCTGCCTCGCGCCGCTGATCCTCGTGGGGCTGGTCCCGCTGATCACTGGCGACCTGCCCGCCGACCGGCTGTTCCCGCTGCTCCCCCTGCTGCGCGATGCCACTGGCGCACCCCATTTCGGAACCTGGGATGTCTATGGGCTGACGCTTCTGGCGGGCGCCATGTTCGGCGCGGGCTGGTCGACCTACGGCTTTGAAACAGCCGTGTGCTACACCCGCGAATTCGGCAATCCGGCGCGCGATACGCCGCGCGCGATTCTGGCCTCGGGCGTCTTGTGCATCCTGATCTTCACGCTCGTGCCCCTCGCCTTCCAGGCCTCGCTCGGGCTCGACAACATGCTTTCGCCGGGCATCTACGACGGCTCGGGCGTGGCGCAGGCGCTCGCCTCGATCCTCGTGAAGGCGATGGGCGCGGCGGCCAGCAGCCCGACGGCCATGCTGGTGACCCGCGTGTTCATCGCGATGCTGATCCTCTCGCTGCTGCTGATCGTGATGACCTCGATGATGGGCTCGTCGCGCACGCTCTACCAGGCCTCGGTCGATGGCTGGCTGCCCAAGTACCTCTCGCGCGTCAACGACCATGGCGCGCCCACGGCGGCGATGTGGACCGACCTCGGGTTCAACCTCGTCCTGCTGCTCGCCTCGGACTACTTCGCGGTGCTGATGATCAGCAACGTGTGCTACCTCGCGTTCAACTTCCTCAACCTGCAATCGGGCTGGATCCACCGGATCGACCGCCCGGAGCGCGAGCGTCCGTTCCGCGCGCCGACCTGGCTTCTGGCGCTGGGCTGCGGCTTCGGCTTCGTCAACATGGTCTTCATGGGCGCGGGCGCCGAAGTGTGGGGCATGGGCACCTTGCGCAACGGGCTGGTCGCGCTGTTGTTCATCGTGCCGGTCTTTGCCTATCGCCACTATGTCCAGGACAAGGGCATGTTCCCGCACGCGCTGGTCGAGGACTATGCCCGCGACGAACAGGGCCGCATGGTCCGCAAGGCCGGCATCCTGCCCTGGCTGGCGCTGGCGGCCTGCGCGGCGGTGATTGTCACCGCGCACATGCTGTCCAGACTGCACTGA
- a CDS encoding AI-2E family transporter — protein sequence MSARGFFVALVVATSLAFAWLVMPFSGAILWAVVAAVLFAPFHARLLAAMPGRRNRAALAGLVVIVVVVVVPAILLGLALLDEARAVYARIERGGIDLGTLFDRVQAILPGWARDRLVQAGLGDVDGLHARFDRLMTSSFQTMAGRVLSIGQGALGFFLALGVMLYLTFFLLRDGRTLAARVERAIPLPPDLRALLLSRFVTVVRATIKGSLVVAVLQGLVGGLTFWLLGLPGALLWGVAMGVFSLFPAIGTGIVWVPVTLVLLASGAIWQGVALFLCGFFIISSVDNIVRPVLVGRDAQMPDYVVLIATLGGFELMGFNGFVVGPMIAALFLAVWDIVIRENAREDEEGAIGHP from the coding sequence ATGTCGGCGCGGGGGTTCTTCGTGGCGCTGGTGGTGGCGACGAGCCTGGCCTTTGCCTGGCTGGTCATGCCTTTTTCCGGGGCGATCCTGTGGGCGGTGGTGGCCGCGGTGCTGTTCGCGCCGTTTCATGCCCGGCTGCTGGCCGCGATGCCGGGGCGGCGCAACCGGGCGGCGCTGGCGGGGCTTGTGGTGATCGTGGTCGTGGTGGTCGTGCCCGCGATCCTGCTGGGGCTGGCCCTGCTCGACGAGGCGCGCGCCGTCTATGCGCGGATCGAGCGGGGCGGGATCGATCTGGGCACGCTGTTCGACCGGGTTCAGGCGATCCTGCCCGGCTGGGCACGCGACAGGCTGGTTCAGGCCGGGCTGGGTGATGTCGACGGCCTGCATGCCCGCTTCGACCGGCTGATGACCAGCAGTTTCCAGACCATGGCGGGCCGGGTGCTGAGCATCGGGCAGGGGGCGCTCGGTTTCTTTCTGGCGCTCGGGGTGATGCTCTATCTCACCTTCTTCCTGCTGCGCGACGGGCGGACGCTGGCCGCGCGCGTCGAACGGGCCATTCCCCTGCCGCCCGATCTGCGCGCGCTGCTGCTCTCGCGCTTCGTCACGGTCGTGCGCGCGACGATCAAGGGCAGTCTGGTGGTGGCCGTGCTTCAGGGGCTGGTCGGCGGGCTCACGTTCTGGCTGCTGGGGCTTCCCGGCGCGCTGCTCTGGGGGGTGGCGATGGGGGTGTTTTCGCTGTTCCCGGCGATCGGCACGGGCATCGTATGGGTGCCGGTCACGCTGGTCCTGCTGGCCTCCGGGGCGATCTGGCAGGGGGTGGCGCTGTTCCTGTGCGGGTTCTTCATCATCAGCAGCGTCGACAATATCGTGCGGCCCGTGCTGGTCGGGCGCGATGCGCAGATGCCCGATTATGTCGTGTTGATCGCCACGCTCGGCGGGTTCGAACTGATGGGCTTCAACGGCTTTGTCGTCGGCCCGATGATCGCCGCGCTGTTCCTCGCGGTCTGGGATATCGTGATCCGCGAGAATGCGCGGGAGGATGAAGAAGGGGCCATCGGGCACCCGTGA
- a CDS encoding diguanylate cyclase domain-containing protein produces the protein MVRALLLAFAGYALLAATTITMTSDGRDHATVWPADAVVLALLLLMPRRHWPMLLAAGWLGNLLGNALTRDWSFGIVLYGAINMGQTFLAATLIDRHDASRGLLSDGRATLRFLLMAGLLAPAMGALLGSMVSLASYGEPFIPSFLRWYTSNALGFLIGAPFFKAVFDGSYWACLREKSPSGRFEGFALLVLHASVLAVVFCQSTLPILFLPMSSLLLLAFRLGKLGAVAGVIMVAAAGATAGYFDVGPVVLIRHSPAIQAVFFQVYLGTILCTALPVAAVVSSLAEAHNRLTEQRLVLQQILSQSPDGVLTFDMAGTCRWADGRLSEQLGLDSASLVGKSLDELSEMTSDRLADLIASALETGDEAIGADFEPVGHPGTILEASVGVLETDGARSGVVATLRDITKRKQRETAMVRMVETDDLTGVLNRKGFRSHLAPAIVRHDGPLVLALIDVDHFKMVNDQYGHSVGDEVLKEIAARLSAGSRSTDLVGRLGGDEFAILFRCDLPTARKACERIAAAIRNQPVYRHGKLGVLASISCGLAEYREGMTRGELFDAADMALYDVKRTGRDGVSTASDTPVRLA, from the coding sequence ATGGTACGCGCGTTGCTGCTGGCATTTGCCGGCTATGCACTGCTGGCAGCAACCACCATCACAATGACCAGCGACGGGCGCGACCATGCGACCGTGTGGCCCGCCGACGCGGTGGTGCTGGCCTTGCTCCTGCTGATGCCCAGGCGCCACTGGCCCATGCTGCTGGCGGCAGGCTGGCTGGGCAACCTGCTGGGCAATGCCCTGACCCGCGACTGGTCGTTCGGGATCGTGCTCTATGGCGCGATCAACATGGGACAGACCTTTCTGGCCGCCACCCTGATCGACCGCCATGACGCGAGCCGGGGCCTGCTCAGCGACGGTCGCGCGACCTTGCGGTTCCTGCTCATGGCCGGCCTGCTGGCGCCAGCCATGGGCGCGCTGCTTGGCTCGATGGTCTCGCTGGCCAGCTATGGCGAACCGTTCATCCCCTCGTTCCTGCGCTGGTACACCAGCAATGCGCTGGGGTTCCTGATCGGCGCGCCGTTCTTCAAGGCGGTGTTCGACGGCAGCTACTGGGCCTGCTTGCGCGAGAAATCGCCCTCCGGCCGCTTCGAGGGCTTCGCCCTGCTCGTCCTGCATGCATCCGTGCTGGCGGTGGTCTTTTGCCAGTCCACGCTGCCGATCCTGTTCCTGCCGATGAGTTCGCTGCTCCTGCTGGCCTTCCGCCTGGGCAAGCTGGGGGCCGTGGCCGGGGTGATCATGGTCGCTGCCGCAGGGGCCACGGCGGGCTACTTCGATGTCGGCCCGGTCGTCCTGATCCGGCACAGCCCGGCCATCCAGGCCGTCTTCTTCCAGGTCTATCTCGGCACGATCCTGTGCACGGCGCTGCCGGTGGCTGCCGTGGTTTCCTCGCTGGCCGAAGCGCACAACAGGCTGACCGAGCAGCGCCTCGTGCTGCAACAGATCCTCTCGCAGTCTCCCGACGGGGTGCTTACCTTCGACATGGCCGGCACCTGCCGCTGGGCCGACGGGCGGCTGAGCGAGCAACTCGGCCTCGATTCGGCCAGCCTGGTCGGCAAGTCGCTCGACGAACTGTCGGAAATGACCAGCGACCGGCTCGCCGATCTCATTGCCAGCGCACTGGAAACCGGCGACGAGGCCATCGGCGCCGACTTCGAGCCGGTCGGGCATCCGGGCACCATTCTCGAAGCCTCGGTCGGCGTGCTGGAGACCGATGGTGCCCGTTCGGGCGTGGTCGCGACCTTGCGCGACATCACCAAGCGCAAGCAGCGCGAAACCGCGATGGTCCGCATGGTCGAGACCGACGACCTGACCGGGGTGCTCAACCGCAAGGGCTTCCGCAGCCACCTGGCCCCCGCCATCGTCCGCCATGATGGCCCGCTCGTGCTCGCGCTGATCGATGTCGATCATTTCAAGATGGTCAACGACCAGTATGGGCATTCGGTGGGCGACGAAGTGCTCAAGGAAATCGCCGCCCGCCTGAGCGCCGGTTCGCGCAGCACCGATCTGGTCGGGCGGCTGGGCGGCGACGAATTTGCTATCCTGTTCCGCTGCGACCTGCCGACCGCACGCAAGGCCTGCGAACGCATCGCCGCGGCCATCCGCAACCAGCCGGTCTACCGCCACGGCAAGCTCGGGGTCCTGGCCTCGATCAGTTGCGGGCTGGCCGAATATCGCGAAGGGATGACCCGCGGCGAACTGTTCGATGCGGCGGACATGGCGCTCTACGATGTCAAGCGCACCGGACGCGACGGGGTCAGCACCGCATCCGACACACCCGTCCGGCTGGCCTGA
- a CDS encoding Lrp/AsnC family transcriptional regulator, whose amino-acid sequence MSSLMDDTDSAILRILRADGRKPNSEVAQAVALSPSACLRRIRMLEERGIIRGYTVVTGSDVEEGRGVDVVVQVTLDRQTEDYLSRFENAVRQCPEIRECFLMTGDVDYWLRVRTESVAAYEVIHGEVLSRLPGVTRINSSIAMRDALRPRRRGRN is encoded by the coding sequence ATGTCTTCGTTGATGGACGATACCGACAGCGCCATCCTGCGGATTCTGCGCGCCGACGGGCGCAAGCCCAATTCCGAGGTGGCCCAGGCGGTGGCGCTTTCGCCCTCGGCCTGCCTGCGCCGCATTCGCATGCTGGAAGAGCGCGGGATCATTCGCGGCTATACGGTGGTGACCGGCTCGGACGTGGAGGAGGGGCGCGGGGTCGACGTGGTGGTGCAGGTCACGCTCGACCGGCAGACCGAGGACTATCTCTCGCGCTTCGAGAATGCGGTGCGGCAATGCCCGGAAATCCGCGAATGCTTCCTGATGACCGGCGACGTTGACTACTGGCTGCGCGTGCGCACCGAGAGCGTGGCGGCCTACGAGGTGATCCATGGCGAGGTGCTCTCGCGCCTGCCGGGGGTGACGCGGATCAATTCGAGCATTGCCATGCGCGATGCGCTTCGCCCGCGCAGGCGGGGGCGAAACTGA
- the alr gene encoding alanine racemase, giving the protein MTIDLAALAANYRTLCAQVAPARVGGVVKADGYGLGAALVARTLIAAGCEHLFVALQGEAEALIPHVGPVPVYILNGLLPGGEEACAQAGAIPVLNSLDQARRWGAEAERLGRRLPAVLQVDTGMSRMGLPPEEIDALLARPELLARFDMRWLISHLACGDDPADPANGAQEARFRAIAARFPDVPLALDNSGGAFQSRGHFNLVRAGIALYGGTPSTGPNPMRAVVALEARIAQLRTIPAGTGVGYGLTFQTTRETRIATIPVGYADGWPRCLGNRGSAFIAGTRVPVVGRVSMDSITLDVTDIAPEHLYPGAPVELIGPHQTIDAVAADAGTISYEILTQLSRRYERVVLPAPGLTSPPTPEQRSIPA; this is encoded by the coding sequence TTGACGATCGACCTGGCGGCGCTGGCCGCCAATTACCGGACCCTGTGCGCGCAAGTCGCCCCGGCGCGCGTGGGCGGGGTGGTCAAGGCCGATGGCTATGGCCTTGGCGCGGCCCTCGTCGCGCGAACCCTGATCGCGGCGGGGTGCGAACACCTGTTCGTCGCGCTTCAGGGCGAGGCCGAGGCCCTGATCCCTCATGTGGGCCCGGTTCCGGTCTATATCCTCAACGGCCTGCTGCCCGGCGGCGAGGAAGCCTGCGCACAAGCCGGCGCAATCCCCGTGCTCAACTCGCTCGATCAGGCCCGCCGATGGGGCGCGGAGGCCGAACGGCTGGGCCGCCGCCTGCCCGCCGTGCTCCAGGTCGATACCGGCATGTCGCGCATGGGCCTTCCCCCCGAGGAGATCGACGCCCTGCTCGCCCGGCCCGAACTGCTCGCCCGGTTCGACATGCGCTGGCTGATCAGCCATCTGGCCTGTGGCGATGACCCTGCCGACCCGGCCAATGGCGCACAGGAAGCCCGCTTCCGCGCGATCGCCGCCCGCTTCCCCGATGTTCCCCTTGCCCTCGACAACAGCGGCGGCGCGTTCCAGTCGCGCGGCCATTTCAACCTCGTGCGGGCGGGCATCGCGCTCTATGGGGGCACCCCGAGCACCGGCCCCAACCCGATGCGCGCGGTCGTGGCGCTCGAAGCGCGGATCGCGCAACTGCGCACGATCCCGGCGGGCACGGGCGTGGGCTATGGCCTAACCTTCCAGACCACCCGCGAGACGCGCATCGCCACGATCCCGGTCGGCTATGCCGATGGCTGGCCCCGGTGCCTGGGCAATCGCGGATCGGCCTTCATCGCGGGCACGCGGGTGCCTGTCGTGGGCCGGGTCTCGATGGACAGCATCACCCTCGACGTGACCGACATCGCGCCCGAACACCTCTATCCCGGCGCCCCGGTCGAACTGATCGGCCCGCACCAGACGATCGATGCGGTCGCCGCCGATGCGGGCACGATCTCCTATGAAATCCTCACCCAACTGAGCCGCCGGTACGAGCGCGTGGTCCTGCCCGCCCCTGGCCTCACCTCTCCCCCCACCCCCGAACAGCGGAGCATTCCCGCATGA